CTTGCTCCAggctgtttgttattgtgtccaaCCAAATCTCGCTCAAGAAGAAGTCTCGCTCACTGAGATGCCTCACTCTGAAGTCTCGCTCTGAAGTCTCGCGAGAGTTGAGAGGTTGCAGGAGGAGAATGTTGAGGTAGTTGCAAAGAGGAGTGCAGTCAAATGTTTGTTGGGTTTGGCCACAGAATGCGTTAATTAGCTTTATCTAAATTATTTGAGTGGAGGAGAACTGAGATTTCCTACCACAGCTCAACTCTTCAAAATGAGACTCACTTAGAATACTTGGTTGGACACAATAATAAAAAGGCTGGATAAGAGAAATACTCCTTTCCACAATGTTGTCCGAAAGAATCTGAGCAACAAGCACCCTCCTTAGGACGTAAATTGTCGGGGTGTCATCACCCCAAATTATCACATCACAGCAGGGACTTACGTCTGCAGAGTTCCAGTTTAATACTGGACCAACTTACACAACACCAATAGTCCCTTAGACCCCAAAACAATGGAAACAAAGGGTTTGAAAAATCCCCAAAGATATCCTGTAACCGAGAGATGGATTTGACAGGGCCAGAGAAAGGCCTGATCGTGTGGTGTTAGGTTTGAGCGCATATCAGCTATTGTCTAGACAGGAAAATGGAATTTGGGGATGTTGGCAACCACAGAAATATAGAACGATGCCAAAGATATTTTCTAAGCATAGACAGTTAGACACCACAAACAAAGAGCATGTTGTTCTGACAGCAGACAGTGTTTTAACTGTTTTGTTAATGACAATAAGCAACAACCTCCTTCAGAAAACACCATCACCTGTTAAGAGTTTCACCACAGAAACCTCAAATAAACGCTGATGGAAGTGAAACTCAAACACAGACGAACGGGTGCCATCAACCACGACAAGCTCACAACACAAAGGTGAATTGACAATGTTGTGAACTAAACGACTACCGCACCCAAACACAAGAGCCAATTGAACAGGATCCCGGGAGGGGTGAGCCTGAAACCGATGCTTTGATGGCACGTCTTCAACAGCCTGTAGCCCCCAGCAGAGACCAGCAGATGGgcaacgagagagagcgagagagagagagagagagacacacacacacagagaaagagacacacagagagtgagacagagagagagagagagagagagagagagagagacagagacacacacagacacagacagagagagtgagaccgagaccgagacagggagagagagagagagagagagagagagagagagagagagagagagagagagagagagagagagagagagagagagagagagaggaaaccgAATCTCCCAACTCTGCTAGGAGGAGGAACACTAATGCCTATCAAATGTCGCACAATACCTTGGGTAAACACCCTCTCGTTATCGGACGGCCCAACGAAGCGGCCTCTTGTCGCCGCTCTAGGGGCGGCAGTGGTGCTGACGCTCGACCCCCTGTTGTCTCACATGTGATCTACAGCTGCAGCCTTCGAGTGACAGCTGACCCTCGAGGGAAGCTCTGTCCTGTTTAACAGCCCATTGAACCGCCATCACATGAGGAGTCATTTAAGTTACACTCTAATCTTTGACCATTAAAACGAcaagatatacatacacacactttctttTCTCCCCCAGCTGCTAAATGAGTTGAACACAACCTCGACTGAGGTTGGGACAGGCATTGCTCCCTGTGTTGACACTCTGGGAGAAAGCTCCTCTTGGAGACTTCTGAGGACTTCTCGGGGATTAGATGGATCAGGAAGTTGTGCATACAACACTAGCATTGCATAACCCAGTGCAGCGAGCCTCGGACGCAAACCTAGGATGAATAATCATAGTCTACACTGGGGTGTGAATCATTTCATTATGTAAAAATACAAATGGCACTCCGTGGATTTAAAGAATGAGGAGATCCATCAATGAATTCCCGTCTTTTTAACCAAGCATGGGGGTCTGCAATCCGTGTACCCATCTGTCGCGGGTTCATTCATCAAGCACTGTCACAAATGTCCAGCTGTCAAACACTACGCCTTGGGGGTCCGGGGTGACTCGATCCTCTCCGATCAAAGCGCAATGGATGGTTTTTAACCCGATCAAAACAAAACGTCAAGGAGTTAGACACTGGAGGAAGCGGTTATTAGACATGGTCTGGGGTAAACTTGACGCTAATGGGATGTGTGCATGACGGAAGGGCTTTGGAAATACCTGACAACCCTTCTTGTGATGAAACCCAACCACGACGATGTGCAGCACGGGGGGCAACTTGAcgtcctctctgcctctctgcgcCTCCATGGCCGCTTACTGCGCAGATCTCCACTGCAATAATAGATCTAAACAGAGTACAGAAAGGATAGTACTTTTCCTTGCTTCGAGCTCcgtatacgcacacatacaaaatcAACAACACGACTCCGGAGCGATTTGTTTTCCCTTCCGCAGGTCAGTCTTCGGTCGTGGGATGACGTCACGGACCGCTCAATCCTGGACCCACACGAACGGCGCACGTCACGTGATGCGAATATAagtaaatacatatataaataattatttatttatttatcagtgAATTATTTTCCACTGATTGATTAGCGGTATAAATCATTAATCCGCAATTTATTCTAAACAGATACACGATAAAGACGGGGCCTTGCGCCTCGAACGGTTGTTCGACGGTTGACTACTTTGGTCTGATCGGCGCCGTTCTTGTCTCCATTGCTATTGACTCTTCTTTCAATTCGTGAAACATGGCGGCAACACCAGCAACAAACCCCTCACAATTGCTCCCGCTTGGTTTGTATAACTAacataacgttattttgtcgtCACTCACTCATTGATTAGTTAATATCGAACTGTGTATTTCATATGCGGGTCTTTAAACCCGCTAGCTGTCGGCTAGCCCTCTAATCACCTCGCTGCCGGGACGGTCCGCCGCGTCGCACCTTATAAACTCAACATCTTATACTCCTTATGTTCGTTTGTCATGTACAACACAAATGTACCTGGGTCAATTTGACCCGGTGGATGTTTTAAACATCTAAAAATTGCCAGAAACCAAAAATCCCTTTTTGTACCGCATTAGTAACCATTAAATTAATATTTAGTTAAATTGGGTTATTAACCTCACACAGATCATTGTTCGATTAGTTAATATACTAGTTTGTCCATCAGAAATGTTAAAACATTTTATGTACTTTAGAAACGTATTACATACATCATCCTTAGGTTTTATCAAGTCTTAAAACCTCTTCCATACCGTTTTTATTAACCGTTCATGAATGCTGCTTATGTGCCTTATGATGAATGAACCCCGACCTCTCTTCACTAGTCATGTTTTTGTCAATTTTAACTATGTGAATCATGAAGTCACTTCATCTTCTTGCAGAGCTGGTGGACAAATGCATCGGTTCAAGAATACACATCGTGATGAAGACCGACAAGGAGATTGTCGGCACGTTGCTCGGGTTCGACGACTTTGTCAGTATCCTTcgcaaaatgtgtgtgtgtgtgtgtgtgtgttttctttgtcgTAATACTTTGATATTGCAATATTCCCTGTATTGGTTCTTAACTTGCGGTTTCAGACATGGTGTTGGAGGACGTGACAGAGTTGTAAGTGATCATTTTTTGCCCGTACTGGATTTTGACAGCTTTTGCTTTGATCTACTGTATGAACTGTTCTTTTGTTTCTCTGCACAATAGTGAAATCACACCTGAGGGACGGAGAATAACCAAGTTAGACCAGATCCTTCTCAATGGCAACAACATCACGATGGTATAATCCTCTTTTGGAATTCTTATATATTTAACCACACTGTAAAACTCAAATTTCTTCTCCACCAACAACTAAATAGTTGTGGATGTAAATAATTACCCCTTGTATCATTTCTTTCAGCTAATTCCTGGTGGAGAAGGACCAGAAGTATAAAAGTCTTCACTCTGAAATATGACATACCTGTTTAAGTTTGGCATCCATGTTAGTCGACTATCTTTACGTTTTACATTTGTTGGTTGAGGAATATTTGTTATGACTTTGTTGCAAATTAAGGAGACTGGATTTAAATATGACCAACAGTTAACCACATTTGATATTGAGCACTTTTTGTTATAAATAAACTTTAAAACAATATATTCGAATGGCTTAGTATTTTAATCTACTCATTTGTATGTGATTTATTGATGAGGGCCCAATAAAGTGGTTATCAGAACTTAAGCTCAAATTCCAACTTCCAACTGAACTTTTACACCTTACAGCCTTGAGTGAAAATGCATTATGATCTCAAAAGCAAAAACCGATTCAGGTTCTTCCCTCACTATAAAGACAAACAAAATGAGGAAGCTAAAAGTATGAATTGTCCTATTGCATATTTGTCTGTTTAATACATTTCCCATGCCCCCAGAAAGTAATAATTTGAATTATATACAAAACACCACAAGACCTAGTGAATGGTTTATTGGTATAAActgatgcattctgggaaacagTTAAGGCTGTTCAATATGTTGCTGGGCAGTCAGGCTGAGCAGTGAATTAAGCAATCTAACTGACACTTCTTGTACCATCGCTATAGCAACCCCTCCGCTGCGATTTAATACATGGAGGACATCTCCTCTCCTTTGGGATTGGTCACCTTCTCTGCATTCTTGCTGATGATGTCATAAAGCTCCGCCTATAGGAGCAAAGAACACAAAAGTAAGaacagggtatctgcaggtttcagcaagtcaaatttaagactttttaagacctttttaataccaccttgaatgaaatttaagaccttaatGGTGCgggggatcccgctgtattacaacccaagcatagcatgtgtgtcactcaatgagactcattcaagtttactttctgtctgtttattgaacataaagtgatactccagggctccagactaactttttccttgggtgcactggtgcgcctacatttttaatttgggtgcaccagcacgtatttatggtgcacccaagttgtgagttgttgagaggggggggggtgacagcgtctgggcccccgggcagctgcaccggttgcaccgtcgatatttacgccactgattaataatattttcaccattaaataaatgccttcagtaagacctggggggtataccacgaacctcgttgaacatacccaggctttcttgggaaaacctggctcgacagagccgcaactcgcaatcacagttaaatggtaccacgacgctcactttagattcaattagttgaaccaggtattccgctttaggttcaatgcgcgttcacataaaaggggcgtttctcgcgtcatttgactcacccttatgcaaaataaatcgcgcaagagcggtgtatttcatccaaggcgagcaatgtattattatgaactcctacgaggaattcaaagttcaaatcacagccaaggggaacacggttgcccataatatggctagggtggcgtgctggcaaaaatagccgaccgtgttaattcgtaagtgaaaagattctgcatattgtctaaaaaatattatgcatcatcatcccttttacccccatatatgtggggccccatgaattgcatgcccaagtaccgggaatgcacaatctccgacccaatatcggacgtgcacgtcaagttgcttgcttttcgtggcgtggttcaacgtctcaaatatcaaaacaaaatcagccttgttgacgctgcagattagctcgtttcggatgaaaggcgctagtccgaagcgagttatatacgccgttttgtcccttccagcagtaaaggtgctcgcgatttgagagtcagggaacatcaaaccgaagagatctcctatcccctcattcgagttgtaggactggtgcttgaccactgtgtttagaatccacaacacctccgctttcagtgttggtgtcgcaccaaatgctaccctcaggtcagtgctagcagcgcggaccgtctgcggcggtggcgccggggcagagatgcaaaacgtagaaatggctggggtctgtgtgtggctcctggcagaggttttatgtttttggcactgcatatggctgacgacagccttaatccccatggtgccgagcttgaatgtaggctacttttgcacggaatgcatctggcctgttctgggttggcaacggacgctagccaacctcggaaaaggatgtcttccagccaactgacgttgaacttgcatttacccattgttgcagactagctagcaagcgcgcagacatccgttcatatatgcagctagcaagaaagtagcCTCTCGTTCATCTCCTTCCCGAAAAGTCccgcgagaaaaaaaaaaattaaataaccctgccccgacaaatttaagacctccgagttataaatttaagaccagcatatgacatttttgacgaatttaagactttttaaggccttaaatttagaaaaatgaatttaaggctttttaagacttttaagacctccgcggacaccctgAAGAAGAAATTCAACGGGTTGGGTCCCAGCAGTACGGTAGGCCGCACGTTGTCGGCACGGACAGACTTACGTAGAAACCACGGATGTCCAGGATGATCACTCTGATCTCTGCGTAGATGGCCTCGTCCCTGTCGTGGACCATGGAGCGATAGTCCATCTGCAGGGTAAACCATGGCATCACACTCCACTCATGTCCACCAGACAGTATTTTAATTCTCAATAAGACAAATGTGGAGTCACTCACCACGTGAGTTTCTTTGGAGGCTTTGGCCACTGCATCTCCTCTCTCTGAGAAGTACCTAAAGTGCAATCCATCATCCATTAGTTATCAAACCATTATTTATACGTAAAATGTTTAACAATACATCCGGACAGGAAAAGTTACTTGATTAATACCAGGACATTTGGAGCATAGGGAGACATTCACTCTAAAAGCATATACACATCATTTTATCCTAAACAGAGCCGTTATTTGAGTTGTAGCTTACTTGTTTATGTTGGTCTGGAATGTGTCTACCTTGGTCTTGACTGCTGTTAATCTTTCCAAGATCTTCTCCTGTGATAGTAATGCAAGTTCACCATAGAGGATCAACATAGACTTCTCACCGTGTACAACAACCATtgagtgttcgtgtgtgtgtgtgtgtgtgtgtgtgtgtgtgtgtgtgt
This is a stretch of genomic DNA from Gadus macrocephalus chromosome 23, ASM3116895v1. It encodes these proteins:
- the lsm5 gene encoding U6 snRNA-associated Sm-like protein LSm5, translating into MAATPATNPSQLLPLELVDKCIGSRIHIVMKTDKEIVGTLLGFDDFVNMVLEDVTEFEITPEGRRITKLDQILLNGNNITMLIPGGEGPEV